One genomic region from Candidatus Caldarchaeum subterraneum encodes:
- a CDS encoding molybdenum cofactor biosynthesis protein C — translation MSAKPVQKREAVAVGRIILKHSTVEMIRKKAVEKGDPLQLAHVAGILGAKQTPTLLPLCHPLKLEHVEITEEVGENYIEVRSKVVAYEKTGVEMEALTAVATALLNIWDVVKQYEKDEYGQYPTTAITDIRVVSKVKTSETA, via the coding sequence GTGTCCGCCAAACCTGTTCAGAAAAGAGAAGCCGTCGCGGTCGGCCGCATCATTCTCAAGCACAGCACCGTTGAGATGATTAGAAAAAAAGCTGTTGAGAAAGGTGACCCACTTCAACTAGCTCATGTAGCAGGCATTCTAGGTGCAAAACAAACCCCAACCCTCCTACCTCTCTGCCACCCCCTCAAGCTCGAGCATGTAGAGATTACTGAAGAAGTTGGAGAAAATTACATAGAAGTCAGGTCCAAAGTTGTTGCCTATGAGAAGACGGGTGTCGAGATGGAGGCCTTGACAGCCGTTGCCACAGCTCTCCTCAACATATGGGATGTTGTGAAGCAGTATGAGAAGGACGAATATGGACAATACCCTACCACAGCCATCACGGACATAAGAGTGGTTTCGAAGGTGAAGACAAGTGAAACCGCATGA
- a CDS encoding small subunit ribosomal protein S11, which translates to MDWCGRMSAEQQSAEQTPQQKQKWGVVHIYSSYNNIIVHLTDLTGAETIARASGGMFVDAGRLEPTPYAGMRAASFVMEAAKAAGITAVHILVRAPGGVKSRTPGPATQAAIRTIARSGLMIGRIEDVTPIPHDSVRKKGGRRGRRV; encoded by the coding sequence GTGGACTGGTGTGGAAGGATGAGCGCAGAACAGCAGTCAGCCGAGCAGACCCCACAGCAGAAGCAGAAGTGGGGAGTTGTCCACATCTACTCCTCCTACAACAACATAATCGTGCATCTGACCGATTTAACTGGGGCTGAGACAATAGCGAGGGCTTCAGGTGGAATGTTTGTTGACGCGGGAAGGCTGGAGCCAACTCCCTACGCAGGTATGAGGGCTGCTTCCTTTGTCATGGAGGCGGCTAAGGCCGCTGGAATAACAGCTGTACACATTCTCGTCAGAGCTCCGGGGGGCGTGAAGTCGCGTACACCCGGGCCCGCTACACAGGCCGCTATCCGTACTATAGCTCGATCAGGTTTGATGATTGGGAGAATCGAGGACGTCACACCAATCCCACACGACAGCGTCAGGAAAAAAGGCGGCCGAAGAGGCAGAAGAGTGTAG
- a CDS encoding small subunit ribosomal protein S4 has translation MRGLLEMGDPKRIRKKYETPRHPWRREILEEELKLMGEYGLRNKREIWRAASQLRKYRALARRLFTAVGEKRIAEESKLIGRLNRLGLLPQGATLDDVLKLTVKDFLERRLQTIVFRTGLARTIFHARQLITHGKVLVGGKKVRAPSYHVKRGEEEEIRLTEPIKVQSQA, from the coding sequence ATGCGTGGATTGCTGGAAATGGGCGATCCGAAGCGGATACGGAAGAAGTATGAGACCCCTAGGCATCCGTGGCGAAGGGAGATTCTTGAGGAGGAGCTTAAGCTGATGGGTGAGTATGGTCTACGGAACAAGAGGGAGATTTGGAGGGCGGCGAGCCAGCTGCGTAAATACAGAGCTCTCGCTCGGAGACTTTTCACAGCAGTGGGTGAAAAAAGGATAGCCGAGGAGAGTAAGCTCATCGGCAGACTCAACAGGCTTGGCCTGCTTCCGCAGGGCGCCACACTCGACGACGTCCTAAAGCTCACTGTGAAAGACTTCCTCGAAAGAAGGCTCCAGACAATCGTCTTCCGGACAGGCTTAGCACGGACAATTTTCCATGCTAGACAGCTCATTACACATGGTAAGGTGCTTGTGGGCGGGAAGAAAGTGAGGGCACCAAGTTATCATGTCAAACGTGGCGAGGAGGAGGAAATAAGGCTCACAGAGCCAATAAAGGTCCAGAGCCAAGCATAA
- a CDS encoding geranylgeranyl reductase, whose product MNEYDVVVVGGGPAGVSAAKAAAMNSVSVLLLEKHPTIMANKPCGEACSKETLVTAGVKPSPRIVMHEAYALVYSPSMIEVKIPQIGYNINKSFFIQEIAAQAAEYGADIHVREEVTGVVRENSKLLVKTNRDTYKAKVVIGADGYNSTVARSLGVTERPEPIPTVQYIMANCRLKNSDAVRFYLGNKIAPGGYAWIFPRTEKLAEVGIGVRGAVAKDYLDAFVKLFSDELGNAKIIDYRGAPVPIGGAISESVFDGAMLIGDAAGHVIPLTGAGIHSSVSAGLAAGKVAATAVQEGDTSKRRLSEFYKLYEPWLNRIKKSLKAMRAVEKLTDEELDTLAKIFQADDILDLANGMDIGRVAKKLLSHPVLAVKLARQLL is encoded by the coding sequence ATGAATGAATACGATGTCGTGGTGGTAGGCGGTGGGCCTGCAGGAGTTTCGGCGGCGAAGGCCGCTGCCATGAACAGCGTCAGCGTTCTCCTGCTTGAGAAGCATCCGACCATAATGGCTAACAAGCCTTGTGGAGAGGCCTGTAGCAAGGAGACGCTTGTCACCGCGGGTGTTAAGCCCAGCCCCCGCATAGTTATGCATGAGGCTTACGCCCTTGTATATTCTCCGAGCATGATAGAGGTGAAGATTCCGCAGATAGGCTACAACATCAACAAATCCTTCTTTATTCAGGAGATTGCTGCGCAGGCCGCGGAATATGGGGCCGACATACATGTTAGAGAGGAGGTTACAGGAGTTGTTAGAGAGAACTCTAAGCTTCTAGTGAAAACCAACAGGGACACCTACAAAGCGAAGGTTGTGATAGGGGCAGACGGCTACAACTCAACCGTGGCGCGCAGCCTCGGTGTAACAGAGAGGCCCGAACCCATACCAACCGTCCAATACATAATGGCAAACTGTAGGCTGAAGAACTCCGACGCCGTCAGGTTCTATCTCGGCAACAAAATAGCACCCGGAGGATATGCGTGGATATTTCCGCGCACAGAGAAGCTGGCCGAAGTGGGAATAGGCGTTAGAGGAGCAGTCGCAAAGGACTACCTAGACGCATTCGTCAAACTTTTCAGCGACGAGCTTGGAAACGCGAAAATCATCGACTATAGAGGGGCACCCGTCCCCATAGGCGGAGCTATATCGGAGAGTGTTTTTGACGGAGCGATGCTTATTGGTGATGCGGCGGGGCATGTCATTCCTTTGACAGGGGCGGGAATACATTCCTCTGTCTCGGCTGGACTGGCGGCGGGTAAAGTTGCCGCCACCGCTGTGCAGGAAGGCGACACGTCTAAACGCCGTCTCTCAGAGTTTTACAAGCTTTATGAGCCTTGGCTAAACCGGATAAAGAAAAGCCTCAAAGCGATGAGGGCTGTGGAGAAGCTCACCGACGAGGAGCTCGACACCCTCGCTAAAATCTTCCAAGCCGACGACATACTCGACCTCGCCAACGGAATGGACATAGGAAGGGTGGCGAAAAAACTTCTGAGCCATCCTGTGCTGGCGGTTAAGCTCGCCCGCCAACTTTTGTGA